The following proteins are co-located in the Callithrix jacchus isolate 240 chromosome 10, calJac240_pri, whole genome shotgun sequence genome:
- the BATF2 gene encoding basic leucine zipper transcriptional factor ATF-like 2 isoform X1 gives MHLCGGNELLTRTDFEEHQRQLKKKQKNRAAAQRSRQKHTDKADALHQQHEFLEKDNLTLRKEIRALQAELAWWSHTLHVHECLCPMDCSSCSAPGLPGCWDQAEGLLGPSPQGHHGCPEQLELFQSLDSCSPAQPLSPGPHSHDSPGLLQSPLPSLLLSTTVVPKPPVQLSPSPLLFSSHTGCSLLRSSSKLSALQPSPTAQTSPPQPLELEHPAKGKLGSSPNNSSSALGLACLQSRERKPALSAASWQGQGVDPSSHPLLAFPLLSSAQVHF, from the exons ATGCACCTCTGCGGGGGCAACGAGCTGCTGACCCGGACA GACTTTGAGGAGCATCAGAGGCAGCtgaagaagaagcagaagaacCGGGCAGCGGCCCAGCGAAGCCGGCAGAAGCACACAGACAAGGCAGATGCCCTGCACCAG CAGCATGAGTTTCTGGAGAAAGACAACCTCACCCTGCGGAAGGAGATCCGGGCCCTGCAGGCCGAGCTGGCGTGGTGGAGCCACACTCTGCATGTGCACGAGTGCCTGTGCCCCATGGATTGTTCCTCCTGCTCAGCTCCAGGGCTCCCGGGCTGCTGGGACCAGGCTGAGGGGCTCCTAGGTCCCAGCCCACAGGGACACCATGGCTGCCCGGAGCAGCTGGAGCTGTTCCAGAGCCTGGACTCCTGCTCCCCAGCTCAGCCGCTCTCTCCAGGTCCACATTCTCATGATTCACCCGGCCTCCTCCAGTCCCCTCTGCCTTCACTGTTGCTTAGCACCACGGTGGTTCCCAAACCTCCTGTCCAGCTGTCCCCCAGCCCTCTCCTGTTTTCTTCACACACTGGCTGCAGCCTGCTGAGGTCTTCCTCTAAGCTCAGTGccctccagcccagccccacGGCCCAAACTTCCCCTCCACAGCCCCTCGAGCTGGAGCACCCCGCCAAAGGGAAGCTGGGGTCCTCTCCCAACAACTCTTCCTCTGCCCTGGGGCTTGCGTGTTTGCAGAGCAGAGAACGCAAACCTGCTCTCTCAGCAGCCTCTTGGCAAGGGCAGGGTGTCGATCCCAGCTCTCACCCTCTCCTGGCctttcctctgctctcctctGCTCAAGTCCACTTCTAA
- the BATF2 gene encoding basic leucine zipper transcriptional factor ATF-like 2 isoform X2 translates to MKQHEFLEKDNLTLRKEIRALQAELAWWSHTLHVHECLCPMDCSSCSAPGLPGCWDQAEGLLGPSPQGHHGCPEQLELFQSLDSCSPAQPLSPGPHSHDSPGLLQSPLPSLLLSTTVVPKPPVQLSPSPLLFSSHTGCSLLRSSSKLSALQPSPTAQTSPPQPLELEHPAKGKLGSSPNNSSSALGLACLQSRERKPALSAASWQGQGVDPSSHPLLAFPLLSSAQVHF, encoded by the exons ATGAAG CAGCATGAGTTTCTGGAGAAAGACAACCTCACCCTGCGGAAGGAGATCCGGGCCCTGCAGGCCGAGCTGGCGTGGTGGAGCCACACTCTGCATGTGCACGAGTGCCTGTGCCCCATGGATTGTTCCTCCTGCTCAGCTCCAGGGCTCCCGGGCTGCTGGGACCAGGCTGAGGGGCTCCTAGGTCCCAGCCCACAGGGACACCATGGCTGCCCGGAGCAGCTGGAGCTGTTCCAGAGCCTGGACTCCTGCTCCCCAGCTCAGCCGCTCTCTCCAGGTCCACATTCTCATGATTCACCCGGCCTCCTCCAGTCCCCTCTGCCTTCACTGTTGCTTAGCACCACGGTGGTTCCCAAACCTCCTGTCCAGCTGTCCCCCAGCCCTCTCCTGTTTTCTTCACACACTGGCTGCAGCCTGCTGAGGTCTTCCTCTAAGCTCAGTGccctccagcccagccccacGGCCCAAACTTCCCCTCCACAGCCCCTCGAGCTGGAGCACCCCGCCAAAGGGAAGCTGGGGTCCTCTCCCAACAACTCTTCCTCTGCCCTGGGGCTTGCGTGTTTGCAGAGCAGAGAACGCAAACCTGCTCTCTCAGCAGCCTCTTGGCAAGGGCAGGGTGTCGATCCCAGCTCTCACCCTCTCCTGGCctttcctctgctctcctctGCTCAAGTCCACTTCTAA